A region of the Thermanaerothrix sp. genome:
GTGTGGAAGCGCAGCATCTGGGCGCTCTTGTCGGTAACGCCGAAGCGCTCCTTCATTATGTGGGCCCAAAGCCTACGGGCGGCCCGGAACTTGGCTATCTCCTCCAGGAAGTCGTTGTGGGCGTTGAAGAAGAAGGAAAGACGCTTGCCGAACACGTTGGGGTCCTGCCCCTTCTTCACCGCCGCCTCCACGTAGGCTATGCCGTCCGCCAGGGTGAAGGCCACCTCCTGTATGGCGGTGGACCCCGCCTCCCGGATGTGGTAACCGGATATGGATATGGTGTTCCACTTGGGGACGTGGGTGCTGCAGAACTCGAATATGTCGGTGATGAGCCTCATGGAGGGCTTAGGTGGGAAGATGTAGGTTCCCCGGGCGATGTACTCCTTGAGGATGTCGTTCTGGATGGTGCCGGAGAGCTCAGTGGAGGGGACACCCTGCTTCTCCCCCACCGCTATGTACATGGCAAGCAACACGGAAGCGGGGGCGTTGATGGTCATGGAGGTGGACACCTTGTCCAGCGGGATCTGGTCGAACAGGATCTCCATGTCCGCCAGGCTGTCTATGGCCACCCCCACCTTGCCCACCTCTCCCTGGGCCATGGGGTGGTCCGAGTCGTAGCCTATCTGGGTGGGAAGGTCGAAGGCCACCGAGAGCCCCGTGGTGCCCTGGCTCAAAAGGTAACGGTACCGGGCATTGGACTCCTCCGCGGTGGCAAAACCGGCGTACTGGCGCATGGTCCAGAACCGGCCCCGGTACATGGTGGGCTGCACCCCCCTGGTGTAGGGGAACATGCCAGGAAATCCCAGGTCCCTGTTGTAGTCCAGGTCCTTCACATCCTCCGGGGTGTAAACCCTCTTCAGGGGTATCCCCCCGCCGGTGGCGAACTCCTTGCGCATCTCCGGGTTCTTCGCAAGGGTCTTCTCCACCGACGCCTCGTACTGCCCCCTCTTCTCCGCTATGGCCTGAAGTTCCTTCTCCTCAAACACGCGCTCCGCCTCCTCTTTTTTGAAAGGGAAAATCGGGGCTGCCCAATCCCCGCGGACCCGACGTTAACCTGGTCCGGCTCGCAACTTATTATTCAACAGTTGACAAGCATACGCAAGGCGTTATCTGTTTTTTCAAGAAAATTACAAACAACTAGCCATGCTGGGCCCCAAACAAAACCCCGAACCGGCACTCCAACTCAAGGACAATGTTATCCCCCCAAGGGACATGGCACCAATGTGCAGCCTTCACCCACCCAAGATCAACGGATGCCAGTTTTCACCTTAAAAGCTCC
Encoded here:
- a CDS encoding methylmalonyl-CoA mutase family protein → MFEEKELQAIAEKRGQYEASVEKTLAKNPEMRKEFATGGGIPLKRVYTPEDVKDLDYNRDLGFPGMFPYTRGVQPTMYRGRFWTMRQYAGFATAEESNARYRYLLSQGTTGLSVAFDLPTQIGYDSDHPMAQGEVGKVGVAIDSLADMEILFDQIPLDKVSTSMTINAPASVLLAMYIAVGEKQGVPSTELSGTIQNDILKEYIARGTYIFPPKPSMRLITDIFEFCSTHVPKWNTISISGYHIREAGSTAIQEVAFTLADGIAYVEAAVKKGQDPNVFGKRLSFFFNAHNDFLEEIAKFRAARRLWAHIMKERFGVTDKSAQMLRFHT